In Ignavibacteria bacterium, the DNA window TTCACAAAAAGCTTTGTCGTTATGGATAATGATTTTGGTGATTTCGGTTTAAGAAAGAATGCATTGAAAGTAGGCATAAATACAGGTAATTCAAGGTTCATGCTTACTTCAAGTTACGAAAATTATGACGGTTACAGAGAGCACAGTAATGAATACCAGACTCGCATTAACTCAACTTACATTGCAGAAATTAGTCCTCGTACTACATTAAAAATCTTCGGCTACTATGTAAATGGGTTGATCAAACTACCGGGTTCTTTGACTCTTCAGGATTATAACACAAATCCTTTTCAAGCGGATACTGTTGCTTTAGCTTACAATCTCATGAGATACACAAGAAAAGGTAGACTTGGTGTTACTTTCAATACTAAGTTTGGTAAAAATGAAAGTAATGTCTTAGAATTTACAGGCTATGGTACAATAAAAGAACTTACAAGAACTGACAGACGTTTTAGAATCTTTAACAGGAACGGACTCGGTGCTACTGCAAAGTACATTAATTACTCTAAGATAGGTGACAGAAATAATGAGTTTACAGTTGGTATTGACTTCTTCTGGCAGGGGGGGCCGATGAATTACTTTAATAATGTTAATGGTAACAAAGGTGATATTGTCACGGCTGTCGGAAATGAAAAACTCGGGAATATGGGTATCTACTTCCTCGACCAGTTTTCAATTATACCCTACAGACTTGATTTTATGTTCACTGGGCGGTATGATAGAGTAAGTTATACATCTGAAGACTGGCAGCAGGGAAACACCGATACATCAAGGGTTTTTGCCAGATTTACACCCAAAATCGCTTTGAATTACAAAATTACTTCAAAGATTGCTGCTTATACGTCATTCGGTTTAGGATTTGATACCCCTGCTAACAATGAAATGTCTAACTATCCGACTTCATCCAACCAGGGCTTTACAACTCTAAACCCTGATATTGAACCGCAAAATTCTGTGAACTTTGAAATTGGTATAAAAGGAAGTTCTAAAGGTATTGAAGGGAAGTATTTCACAAATACTTTTGCTGAGGTCACTTTCTTTCATTCATTAATCGAAAAAGAAATTATTCCTTTTGTTATTGATGAAGATTATTTTTACAGAAATGCAGGAAAAACAAGGAGAATAGGCGTGGAGGCTGGTTTTAACACGGAAATCGTTAAAGGTCTTACTCTTAAAGCCGCCTATACTTTTTCAAAATTCGAATACATTGATTACGAAGCTTTGATAATTAAAACGGCCCCTGTTTTTTCGCAATATACTGAAAACTATTCTAACAACGTAGTACCTTCAGTACCGGAACAACTATTCAGTACAGAACTCGGGTATTCACATTCGTTTAATAAATATATCAATGCATTTATAAAAGGTAATTTGAGATATACAGGCTCTATGTTCGTTAATGATAAGAATGTTGACAGCCTCAAGACTACGGATTATCTATTGTTAGGAGGACAGCTTGGTCTGTCCTTTAATTACAATAACTTTAACATTACTGCTTATGCGGGTGTCGATAATATTACTGACAAGAAATATGTTTCCTTTATCAACATAAATGATATGAGCGGTAAATTTTACGAACCGGGTCCTCTAAGGAATTTCTTCGGTGGAGTAAAACTAGGTTACATTTTTAATTAAAATTAAACATACACAAGGGAATCTTAATATGGTTCCCTTGTTTTATATCGTAAAGGATAATCACACATGCTGAACAATAAAAATATTCTGACAGCTTTATCTATCATTTTTATATTTTCCGGTTCTGTTTTTGGACAGTTCAATATTTATAAATTATTTCCTTCTAATTTCAATCAGATAGAGCCCTTAATCGTAAGACATCCTTCTAATCCTCAAATTCTTCTCGCAAGTTCTTTTACTATTAATTCTAATGCTTCTATCAGAAATGAAGGTGTTTACGTTTCAACTAATGCCGGTGTTTCTTGGTTCGGAAGTGATATTGTAAACGATGGCTTTTCTCAATTTCACAACGGCGACCCGGGTCCTGTGATTGATAAAGATGGTGTTTTTATTCTTATGCACTGGCAGACATTTACTGGACAAACAAACAGAATTTATTCCAATTCATCGACAAATTTAGGGGCTAACTGGTCAGCTCCATACGCTTGTTTTTCACCGAACGATAACCAGGATAAAAGTGATATAACAACCGACGACTATCCCTCGAGTCCTTACTATGGAAGAACTTACGTGTCGTCTGCAATTCTTTTATCACCAGTTTATATAGCATCAAATTACACTACAAATAACGGCGCTACTTGGAATAGTCCATTCGTTAGAGTAAATCAATCTTACCCCGGAAGAAATGCTTTTGGACCATCTATTGTTGTTGGACCGCAGGGACAAGTATACATTACATGGGCAGGCAGACAGAATGTTAGCCCATTTAATGAAAAGAATATTGGATTTGCTGTCTCAACAAATGGCGGAGATAGCTGGTCAGTTAATGAGAGTATTTATGAATGTAATGGTATTAATACATCTTCGCTTTCGCCATGGGGAATTAGAGTAAATAGTTATCCGTCACTTGATATTGATAGATCAAGCGGACCTCGTAACGGCTGGCTTTTTAATATTACTTGTGAAAAAAATTTTGCTCCTGCAGGTTCCGATGCAGATGTTGTTATGAGGTGTTCGTCCGATGGAGGGGCTACCTGGTCTGCCGGTATCAGAGTCAATCAGGATCCTATCAACAACGGCAAAGTACAACTGTTTCCGGCTTTAACGATTGATGATGATGGCGGTTTAAACGTTGTGTACTACGATACAAGAAATACTCCTACTGGAGATTCTCTTCAGGTTTATATATCTCGTTCACAGGATGGAGGTAATACATGGAAAGATTATCTTGTGACTGAACAAAAATATTACCCCGGACCTGTCTTCGGCGGGGGAGTGGGTAATCAGGGTGATAACATCGGTATTGTTGCTTCAGCAGGTAAACTTTTTCCCGTCTGGATGGCTAAATATCCGGGTGAAAGTACTTATCAAATCTGGTGTGCTAATATTGACTTATCAACTATTGGAGTAAATCAAATCAGTTCTGAAATTCCAAATGGTTATGATCTTTCTCAGAACTATCCGAATCCTTTTAATCCTCAAACAAAAATTAAATATAGTATTCCAAAAAATTCTAATGTATTAATTAAGCTGTATAATATTCAAGGAAAAGAATTGACAACTCTTGCAGATGGTATGCACATAGCGGGTACCTATGAAATTAATTTTAACATAAACAATTTCGGAACGGTTTTGTCAAGCGGTATATATTTCTATAAACTTATTGCTGATGATGTATTAATCAGCCGTAAAATGCTCATAACAAAATAATTGCTTTCTCATCTCCAGCCGAAGTATCTACTTCGGTTGGAGTCTGAAACCGAATCTATTTTTAGTTTATCATTTAATACTATTTGACTATCAGCATTTTCTTAGTCTGAGATACAAATTCATTGCTCTTTCCTGTCAAATCCCTTATAGTAATTCTGTAGAAATAAACACCGGAAGGAAGATTGCTGCTGTTAAATTTTATGTTATATTTCCCTTGGTTTTGCTGTCCATTCTGCAATGTTCGTATTTCTTTTCCTGAAATATCGAAAACTTTTAATACTACATAACTGCTGTTATTAATTTCATAGGATATCGTAGTATACGGATTAAAAGGATTCGGAAAATTTTGCTTCAATTCAAAACTTTTAGGTTTCAGCTTTGCTTCATTACCAACTCCTACGGTAGTAGCATTAAAACGTAGCATCTTGCCGTATTCTCCAAAAGCGTATCCGTGCTTCGTTCCGGGAAATACAATGTCATTAATAACCGCAGAGTCTGGAGTATTTATCTGAGTAAAAGATCTACCGCCGTCCTGTGTAAATACAAAAGTCTGTGTATA includes these proteins:
- a CDS encoding TonB-dependent receptor → MRKILLFSVFLFVLCFFGDLYSQIDTSFYETEEVVITGTRTEKKIIDIPYSVNRIASTEWQVTRKQGVNEVLNLVPGVFFQSRYGNHDVRISIRGFGSRSNSGIRGVRILLDGIPESEPDGQTRIEAIDFTSIGNIEVVKGNSSSLYTNAPGGVINFLSDVNFTKSFVVMDNDFGDFGLRKNALKVGINTGNSRFMLTSSYENYDGYREHSNEYQTRINSTYIAEISPRTTLKIFGYYVNGLIKLPGSLTLQDYNTNPFQADTVALAYNLMRYTRKGRLGVTFNTKFGKNESNVLEFTGYGTIKELTRTDRRFRIFNRNGLGATAKYINYSKIGDRNNEFTVGIDFFWQGGPMNYFNNVNGNKGDIVTAVGNEKLGNMGIYFLDQFSIIPYRLDFMFTGRYDRVSYTSEDWQQGNTDTSRVFARFTPKIALNYKITSKIAAYTSFGLGFDTPANNEMSNYPTSSNQGFTTLNPDIEPQNSVNFEIGIKGSSKGIEGKYFTNTFAEVTFFHSLIEKEIIPFVIDEDYFYRNAGKTRRIGVEAGFNTEIVKGLTLKAAYTFSKFEYIDYEALIIKTAPVFSQYTENYSNNVVPSVPEQLFSTELGYSHSFNKYINAFIKGNLRYTGSMFVNDKNVDSLKTTDYLLLGGQLGLSFNYNNFNITAYAGVDNITDKKYVSFININDMSGKFYEPGPLRNFFGGVKLGYIFN
- a CDS encoding exo-alpha-sialidase — translated: MLNNKNILTALSIIFIFSGSVFGQFNIYKLFPSNFNQIEPLIVRHPSNPQILLASSFTINSNASIRNEGVYVSTNAGVSWFGSDIVNDGFSQFHNGDPGPVIDKDGVFILMHWQTFTGQTNRIYSNSSTNLGANWSAPYACFSPNDNQDKSDITTDDYPSSPYYGRTYVSSAILLSPVYIASNYTTNNGATWNSPFVRVNQSYPGRNAFGPSIVVGPQGQVYITWAGRQNVSPFNEKNIGFAVSTNGGDSWSVNESIYECNGINTSSLSPWGIRVNSYPSLDIDRSSGPRNGWLFNITCEKNFAPAGSDADVVMRCSSDGGATWSAGIRVNQDPINNGKVQLFPALTIDDDGGLNVVYYDTRNTPTGDSLQVYISRSQDGGNTWKDYLVTEQKYYPGPVFGGGVGNQGDNIGIVASAGKLFPVWMAKYPGESTYQIWCANIDLSTIGVNQISSEIPNGYDLSQNYPNPFNPQTKIKYSIPKNSNVLIKLYNIQGKELTTLADGMHIAGTYEINFNINNFGTVLSSGIYFYKLIADDVLISRKMLITK